A part of Candidatus Saccharibacteria bacterium genomic DNA contains:
- a CDS encoding GIY-YIG nuclease family protein gives MSEIIYVLTNEAMPGYVKIGKTTTSLEQRIRELSASTSVPMPFTAYYACTVHDAGFVEHQLHDAFGDNRTNPRREFFAIDPERVVAALKLAQIEDITPRHDIVDSQEDQRALNEARQKRSRFNFDMVSIPLGAELQFSRDESVTARVIGRTGSESIEFRGAPTSLSAAAQEVLGYQNVVSGTDYWMYKGETLDERRRRMEEAE, from the coding sequence ATGAGCGAGATTATATATGTGTTAACGAACGAAGCGATGCCAGGCTATGTAAAAATTGGCAAAACCACGACCAGCCTTGAGCAACGTATTCGCGAACTGAGCGCTTCGACCAGTGTACCGATGCCATTTACTGCTTATTATGCTTGTACCGTACATGATGCTGGATTTGTCGAGCACCAGCTTCATGACGCATTTGGCGATAACCGCACGAACCCACGACGGGAATTTTTTGCGATCGATCCTGAACGCGTGGTGGCGGCGCTCAAGCTGGCGCAAATAGAAGACATCACACCGCGGCATGATATCGTCGACTCGCAGGAGGATCAACGGGCCCTGAATGAAGCCAGGCAAAAACGCAGCCGATTTAACTTCGATATGGTCAGTATTCCGCTTGGTGCCGAGCTACAGTTTAGTCGCGATGAATCGGTCACGGCGCGCGTAATTGGTCGCACCGGGTCAGAAAGTATCGAATTTCGCGGTGCCCCTACTAGCCTTTCGGCTGCAGCTCAAGAAGTGCTGGGATACCAAAATGTGGTGTCAGGTACTGACTACTGGATGTACAAGGGCGAGACGCTTGATGAGCGCCGCCGCCGGATGGAAGAAGCCGAGTGA
- a CDS encoding ABC transporter ATP-binding protein, translating into MSAVIEMHELTKSYGQARGISKLSLQIEEGEIFGFIGPNGAGKSTAIRTLLGLIKPTSGTATIFGKDIVTHGPEIREEIGYLPSEVFYYDNMRVIDLLRYSASFYHKPRREMDARMNQIAKLLNLDLHRKIDDLSYGNKKKVGIVQGLLHSPKLIILDEPTGGLDPLMQQTFFDLLREENKRGATILFSSHILSEVQKMCDRVAIIKDGRLVKVEKMTELRSNNYLRCRFEPSGELQKATLKLPGISNVQVTGRQVSFLYRGDVHVVLGLLARLKPRSAWIEEPELEEIFMHYYEKAQ; encoded by the coding sequence ATGAGCGCAGTTATTGAAATGCACGAGCTAACCAAAAGTTATGGACAAGCCCGAGGTATCAGCAAACTTTCCCTGCAAATCGAAGAGGGAGAAATTTTCGGATTTATCGGGCCAAATGGGGCTGGGAAAAGTACAGCAATTCGTACGCTCCTAGGGCTTATTAAACCGACTAGTGGTACTGCAACGATTTTTGGCAAAGACATCGTTACTCATGGTCCTGAAATTCGCGAAGAAATAGGCTATTTACCAAGCGAGGTGTTTTACTATGACAACATGCGAGTGATTGATCTCCTGCGCTACTCGGCCAGCTTTTATCACAAACCAAGGCGAGAAATGGATGCTCGTATGAACCAGATCGCGAAGCTTCTCAATCTCGATCTTCATAGAAAAATCGATGATCTCAGTTATGGTAACAAGAAAAAAGTGGGCATTGTACAAGGACTGCTGCATAGCCCGAAACTTATAATCCTAGACGAACCAACAGGCGGGCTTGACCCACTCATGCAGCAAACATTTTTTGATTTATTACGCGAAGAAAACAAACGTGGCGCGACGATTTTGTTCAGTAGCCATATTTTGAGTGAAGTTCAGAAAATGTGTGACCGTGTAGCCATCATCAAAGATGGCCGACTTGTGAAAGTTGAAAAAATGACCGAGCTTCGGAGTAATAATTATCTGCGCTGTCGCTTTGAACCTAGCGGCGAACTACAAAAAGCCACGCTGAAGCTGCCTGGAATTAGCAATGTCCAAGTCACGGGGCGACAGGTAAGTTTCTTGTATCGCGGCGATGTGCATGTTGTACTCGGCCTGCTCGCTAGGCTGAAGCCACGTAGCGCCTGGATTGAAGAACCCGAGCTAGAGGAGATCTTCATGCATTACTACGAGAAAGCGCAGTAG
- a CDS encoding CHASE domain-containing protein, whose protein sequence is MRKTIQTSIKKISPTSNHEISQLVFALLVVLVGVVVSYVMSMAVAQQSVRDQQAATTAQTTAVRTYLTTQLHSYEQLLHSASAVFAVRPDLSRNEWREYLQKSRTFQDYPAILGIGYAQVVAGTDIARHEQTIRQDPGLADYTVHPVDQRDMYTAIVYLEPANDSNRRAMGYDMFSEPVRRMAMEHARDSANAAMTAPVRLVQDQDDPSKTGVLLYYPMYRTVTVPTTIEERRAALTGYVYIAVRPSDIIANTFASEDNLRNMSFTLSDVDTQQVTYLQTQPSNGLRVKYEDDAQMAILDRNWQVKLVSYQSVLQRYTGPATIFLLGVIVSTIAGGIMYILLIARLRRISSDMDQEVKRAKDDILALTSHQLRTPASGVKQYLGMLKQGFMGPLTTDQQQIAEKAYHANERQLEIIDQMLHVAKADAGKLKMVMTAVTVAPLVHEVLEALASDIRRKKITPVLRLAPSATVHGDARYVRMILENLISNAIKYSYDDSSITITVKKHQRSVVIIVADKGVGIAEPDIAKLFTKFGRLSNELSVKEGGSGLGLFLAKLLVERHHGKLLVASKLGRGTTFTCSLPSVAADYRGV, encoded by the coding sequence ATGCGCAAGACGATCCAAACTTCGATTAAAAAGATTTCACCGACTTCCAACCATGAGATCTCACAGTTAGTGTTTGCGCTTCTAGTCGTTTTAGTTGGTGTTGTTGTGTCGTACGTGATGTCCATGGCTGTCGCACAGCAGTCGGTGCGTGATCAGCAGGCAGCGACTACTGCGCAAACGACAGCAGTACGGACCTATCTTACTACACAGCTCCACTCTTACGAGCAACTTCTTCATTCGGCATCGGCGGTGTTCGCAGTGCGGCCAGACCTAAGCAGGAATGAATGGCGTGAGTACTTACAGAAAAGCCGGACCTTTCAAGATTATCCAGCAATTCTTGGCATAGGCTATGCGCAGGTGGTAGCCGGAACAGATATTGCTCGTCACGAGCAGACTATACGTCAGGATCCTGGACTCGCCGACTATACTGTTCACCCAGTAGACCAACGAGACATGTATACTGCGATCGTGTATCTTGAACCAGCGAATGACAGCAATCGTAGAGCAATGGGTTACGACATGTTTTCCGAGCCGGTGAGGCGTATGGCGATGGAACATGCACGTGATAGTGCCAATGCAGCCATGACGGCTCCCGTGCGCCTTGTCCAAGACCAGGACGATCCTTCCAAGACGGGTGTTCTATTGTACTATCCAATGTATCGCACCGTGACTGTCCCAACGACGATCGAAGAGCGTCGTGCAGCACTGACAGGCTATGTCTATATTGCAGTGCGCCCGAGCGATATCATAGCCAATACGTTTGCTTCTGAGGATAATTTACGAAATATGTCGTTTACTCTTAGTGATGTCGATACACAGCAAGTCACCTACCTTCAGACCCAACCAAGTAATGGATTGCGTGTAAAGTACGAAGATGACGCGCAAATGGCCATACTTGACCGCAACTGGCAGGTAAAGCTGGTGTCATACCAATCAGTTCTGCAGCGCTATACGGGTCCTGCGACTATTTTCCTACTTGGCGTTATTGTTAGTACGATTGCAGGGGGTATTATGTATATTTTGCTAATCGCACGTCTCCGTCGTATTAGTAGCGACATGGACCAAGAAGTAAAACGGGCGAAGGATGATATTCTTGCTTTGACATCTCATCAATTGCGCACACCAGCCAGTGGTGTTAAGCAGTACCTTGGTATGCTAAAGCAAGGCTTTATGGGACCGCTTACGACCGATCAGCAGCAGATAGCCGAAAAAGCCTACCATGCAAATGAGCGACAGCTTGAGATTATTGACCAAATGTTGCATGTTGCCAAAGCCGACGCTGGTAAACTAAAAATGGTCATGACGGCAGTGACGGTCGCTCCACTTGTACACGAAGTACTCGAAGCCTTGGCTAGTGACATCCGCCGCAAAAAGATTACTCCCGTGCTTAGGCTGGCGCCATCAGCGACCGTGCACGGGGATGCGCGGTACGTCAGAATGATTCTCGAAAACCTGATTTCCAATGCCATTAAGTATTCGTATGACGATAGTTCGATTACTATCACTGTAAAGAAGCATCAGCGGAGCGTGGTTATTATCGTAGCCGACAAGGGAGTCGGTATCGCAGAACCTGATATCGCTAAACTATTTACAAAATTTGGCAGGCTAAGCAACGAACTATCGGTAAAAGAAGGCGGTTCGGGCCTGGGTTTATTTTTGGCCAAGCTCCTCGTCGAGCGTCATCATGGCAAGCTACTTGTTGCTTCTAAGCTCGGCCGGGGGACGACGTTCACCTGCAGCTTGCCCAGTGTTGCCGCCGATTACCGAGGTGTATAA